GGTTGGTCCCGCACTCGACCGCGTGGCGCTCTCGGTAGTCGACCGGGTCGAAATACGGCGGGCGGCCGCCACGCGAGCCGAGCTTCTGGCGGTTGCGGGCCTGGTCGGCTTTGTCCGGGATGGTGCAGCGGATCCCAGGGCTAAGCAGGTAGGCGCGGTTCTTGCGGGAGGAGCACGCCTTATCAGCCCGTACTCGATCGGGGTCGCGGCGGGCGCGGTCACGCAGCAGGTCGGCCCAGGACTCGGCGGACTCGCGGGAGTCGTCGGCCATCGTGGGCAGCTCCTTGGTGCCGTCCGCGCGCGCCCATCAGCACCGGGCGCGGCAGGACTCCGCCTCGGTGAGGTGGATGCGCAGGTCGATGCGGTCGGCCCGGATGCAGACATGATCGGATCCCGCAGGTCGCGCTCGTCGAATGCCTGGTGGTCAGCCTGCCACTAGCTTTCGTGCGGGGCGTAAGGAGGCGCAAGGTCGTGAGCTGGCGTGAGTGGAGGACGGTGGCTCGACGCTCTGCCGCTCGACGCGCCGGGCCACCGAATTCCTTCGTGGGAAGCCGAAATTACAGGTAATACCAGTCCACGGCCACGTCCTCGCCGCCATAGCCGGTGTCGATGATCGACACGGTGATGACCGGGTTGCCCTTGGTCTTGCCGCCGACGTACCAGCACTTGATGTACTGGGAGCCGCGCTTGGGCGGGCACGACTGGTCCGAGCGGTAGCCGACCTTTCTGCCGTTGATGGTCTGGACGGAGGCGGCGAGGAGATGGAAGCCGTCCCACTTGGGGTCGGATCCCGCGCCATCGCAGGCGGTCAGCTTGGCCCCGGTCGAGGCGTCGCCCGTCGAACCCGCAGCCTGCTGAGTGCCGTTGTAGAAATGCGTGGAGGCGCAGTTCGCCAGCCGCTTCACCTGCGTCGCACGCCAGCTGAAGTCGCCGCTCCACTGCACCCGCGGGTCCGCGAGGGCCGTTCCGGCAGTGATGCCGAGTACGAGCGCCACGCTGCCGACCACCGTGCCGACGCGGGCCGCGGTCTTTGTTGCGAGGGAGCGCCTGGAAGTCGCTGTTGCCATAATCCCGCTCTTTCCTGTGGGGAGGAATCGATGACTGAAAGAGAGGGTGTCTGGCCTGGTGAGCGCCCGCGTGACTTGATGATGATCTACCCATTACGAGTTGATCTTTTTCCAACTGGCTCAGGCGTGAGCCCCCGTTGCCCAGGTCTTTGCCCTCGATTCTTCTGGCGAGTGAATGGGCAGCGCCGGCGGCCCGTCCAAGATCCCGCCAGCTGGTGCAGCTGCCGGTTGTCGTTCAGGACGGCGACCGTACCGGCGTTGACGCTGGACTCGCTCTTCTGTCAGTAGTGGCCTGCAACGGCCACCGCGCGGTGTCACCACGTGGGCTGTCCGAGCGGCAACGGAGTTCCTCATAGGCAGGAGATCGACCAAGATCCTTCTGTTGCACGAGGAACTCCGTTGGGTGCTCAGGGTTGTGGCCTGCCGGCAGCAACGACCATCTTCCTGGCCGGAGACCAGTCATCCTCTCCACAGCCCGCCCTCGCTGAGCTGCGCTCGGTCGCCGTTCCGGAGTCGGTGCCGTCAACGAGCCAGCCTCCCGGCAGTAGTGGAAGGGACGGCCGCGTCAGCGCCGCTGGAAGGCGCGGCTGAGGACGTCGGAGGCGACCGCCAGCCCGAGTCGGTGCCCGTGCTGGGTGGCGAAGCGGTAATGCACGCCGGCCCAGATTCGCGCCTCCATGAGCTCGGCTGTCGCCGCCCGAAGGCTGTCGTAGTGGCGGGTCGTGCCGGAGGCGGGGCTGTACGCGGCGAACGTGAGGTCGTCGCGGCCGAAGAACGACCCCAGGGCCGTCATGACCGCCGTGGTGAAGCAGGCGTGGCCCGACGGGTACTCCGGCGACGGGGCGGTGACCCGCAGCGGCGTCCAGTCCGGGTCGGGATCGGTGGCCGCGTTGCCGTCGGTGCCGGCGAGGGGAATGGCCGTCACCGGGCGCCAGAAGTTCCAGTGCGCCTTGGCCTTGTAGCAGGCGATCAGGGTGTCGGCGGAGGCCACGTAGACCATGGCGAGCAGCCGCGCCGTCCGGAGGCTGCTGAGGCGGTGCGCGTCGGCGAGTTGCCGGGTGATCGACCATTCGACCATCTGGGGGTCGTCCCACCAGATCGCTGCCTCGGTCTGGTCCTCGGTGCGGACGGTGCTGGTGGCCGCGCCGAGGCGCTTGACCTCGTTCAGGTCGCGGGCCCATGCGGCGCTGGTCAGAGCCGGCGGGGGCTTGACCCGGTAGGCGCCGGCGTCGGGGATGACGAACGGCTTCAGGTTCGGCACCCAGGCGCCGGCGTTGACGTAGCCGGGCGGGGTGAGCCGGTACTCGCCCGGCTTGGTACCGACGGTCCACGTTGCGGTGGGGTCGAAGCCGTCGTCACGGCGGCTCTCGGTCATCGCCGCGGCGGAGGCCCTGCCGACGGCCACCCCGGCGTCCTCGGCACGGCCGTCGGGGATCGCGGCCAGCGCCTCGTCGTACCGGGCGTTCAGCGACTCGGCCTGCGCGGGGAAGAGCCACAGCAGCGTGTCGTGGGCGGCAGCGGCGACCGCCGCGGCGGTGGAGTCCCCGGGGCGGCTGCGGGGCGCGCTGACCAGGGGCTCATACGGGCGGCCGGCGATGGCGTTGACCGCGTCGTACACGGCGCCCTGCACGATGGCGAAGCTGCGGGTGCCGGCGGTGGGCGACTGCTTGGCGGTGTCGTAGATGGCGGTCTGAGCGTGGATGTTCCAGGCGATGACGGGATTGCCCGGGGCGGCCTCCACGCCGCCGTGCGCCTCGGCGGTGGTGGCCGTCAGCGGTACGGTCAGGGCGAGTACGGTGAGGACCGCGATACGGCGTAACCCTTTGGATAATCCGGCGAGCGGATGTGGTGTCACGAGACCCCCAGGGGCTTGTCGGTGACAGGTTGTCCGAGCCTATCGACGGGGGGTGAGTCTTGTCGTTACATCGACAATCCGACGGGATGCCCACCCAAATGCCCGTCGCCTCGGTGACGATTGCGCGGGCTCTCGTTGCAGGTCAAGAGCACTTCCGTGTTTCTGGCCAGCTCTTGGACAGCCCACCTCGGAAAGCAGGGGTCAGGAAACGCCCTTGCGCAGCGAGGCGATGAGGCAGTCAAGGTCCCCGCGTGCCGTGTACGTACGGATCGGGTCGATGTAGTCGCGTGACTCGATGATCTGACCGTCCCGCACACGCATGACGAAGATGCAGGGCACCTTGGCCGTGGAGTCGTCCGGCAACGTGAACTCGTAGGCGAACTCGGCGACGATCACTTCAGAATCGGCGGTCTCGTGAACGACGACATCGACGACCCTCCTCTTCGGCAAGGTCTCCCGAACTTCCGGCGGCACCGCGAAGTGCTCCCGGAGCGCACGCCGACTCGTCAACGGCTCGGACTCCGGCGTCGCCATCGGATGACGGACATCGGTCACCTCGCCATACAGGTCGGGCAACTCGCTTGAGTTCCCTTCAGCGACCCCATGAACAAGCCGGAGAAACACCTCGCGCGGACTCAGACTCACAAAACCCCCCAAGTAATACGCACAGGCAGCTGACGATCATTATCGCCTGATGCAGGCCTGTACTGCGGACGGTCCCGACCAGTTGTGTCCCCGTGCACTCGTGACGCACTCCCAGAACGGTCCGCAACACGCACGGACCTGACCAGGAGGGTTGTAGCGTGCGCAACCGCCCGTGATGGGCGCAGCAAGGCAGGTTGGAGCCGTGCCGTCCTAGTACTCCAGAGCGACTTCGTGATCGGGCTAGGCGTCGAGGTAGTGGTAATCCCCATCCGGGAGGCCGATCGCTAGGCCTCCGTTGTGGACTCTCCACTCGCTCATGCCGTCGACGTCGTGGCTGACCAGAAACAGCCCCCGGGGCCTGTCGTCGTACTCGTCATCCTGGTCGGAGGCCGGGATCTGGGCGATCTGACGCAACCTCTCCTGGAACCAGTCGAGGGTCACCGCGCGGATGTTTCCCCCGTAGAAGGCCCACCTGACGGCGTTGTACTGCCGAGGGGGGAAGGCCCAGCCCCCGCTGTAGGTGCGCTCCGGATCGTCTGCTTCCACGATCTCCTTGATCTGGGCCAGCTGTCCCTCGTCACACTGCAGCCAGCCCCTGACGGAGACCATGGTTCCCACGGCGGTTGCTCCTCATTCGTGTGGCGCGCTGCCCTGGCGCGCGGTTCCTGTGCGCTTGCACGCTAGGGGCGACCTGCTCGGTCACGCAAAGGGATTGACAGGTGGATCAGCCGCCTCGGGGGAGAGCG
Above is a window of Streptomyces griseorubiginosus DNA encoding:
- a CDS encoding vanadium-dependent haloperoxidase produces the protein MTPHPLAGLSKGLRRIAVLTVLALTVPLTATTAEAHGGVEAAPGNPVIAWNIHAQTAIYDTAKQSPTAGTRSFAIVQGAVYDAVNAIAGRPYEPLVSAPRSRPGDSTAAAVAAAAHDTLLWLFPAQAESLNARYDEALAAIPDGRAEDAGVAVGRASAAAMTESRRDDGFDPTATWTVGTKPGEYRLTPPGYVNAGAWVPNLKPFVIPDAGAYRVKPPPALTSAAWARDLNEVKRLGAATSTVRTEDQTEAAIWWDDPQMVEWSITRQLADAHRLSSLRTARLLAMVYVASADTLIACYKAKAHWNFWRPVTAIPLAGTDGNAATDPDPDWTPLRVTAPSPEYPSGHACFTTAVMTALGSFFGRDDLTFAAYSPASGTTRHYDSLRAATAELMEARIWAGVHYRFATQHGHRLGLAVASDVLSRAFQRR
- a CDS encoding nuclear transport factor 2 family protein, translated to MSLSPREVFLRLVHGVAEGNSSELPDLYGEVTDVRHPMATPESEPLTSRRALREHFAVPPEVRETLPKRRVVDVVVHETADSEVIVAEFAYEFTLPDDSTAKVPCIFVMRVRDGQIIESRDYIDPIRTYTARGDLDCLIASLRKGVS